In Salmonella enterica subsp. enterica serovar Typhimurium str. LT2, a single window of DNA contains:
- the ynfL gene encoding putative LysR family transcriptional regulator (similar to E. coli putative transcriptional regulator LYSR-type (AAC74667.1); Blastp hit to AAC74667.1 (297 aa), 83% identity in aa 1 - 297): MNIELRHLRYFVAVAEELHFGRAAARLNISQPPLSQQIQILEQQVGARLLARTNRSVALTAAGRQFLVDSRHILSLVNDAAARAERLHQGEAGEIRIGFTSSAPFIRAVSHTFSLFRQSYPGVHMQTREMNTREQIAPLNEGVLDIGLLRNTPLPDTLNREVILHEPLMAMIPREHRLAQKPVVSLTELAEEPFVFFDPHVGTGLYDDILGLMRRYNLSPTITQEVGEAMTIIGLVAAGLGVSILPASFKRVQMSEMRWVPLAEEDAVSEMWLVWPKHHEQSHAVQRFCQLLLLAARRD, encoded by the coding sequence ATGAATATCGAATTACGTCATTTACGTTACTTTGTGGCGGTAGCAGAAGAGCTGCATTTTGGTCGCGCCGCCGCGCGCCTCAATATCTCGCAGCCGCCGCTGAGTCAGCAGATACAAATTCTGGAGCAGCAGGTCGGCGCGCGATTACTGGCGCGGACCAACCGCAGCGTAGCGTTAACCGCCGCCGGGCGACAGTTTCTGGTGGATAGCCGACACATCCTGAGTCTGGTAAACGACGCCGCCGCTCGCGCCGAGCGGTTGCATCAGGGCGAAGCGGGTGAAATCCGTATTGGCTTTACGTCTTCAGCGCCTTTTATTCGGGCGGTATCGCATACCTTTTCGCTGTTCCGCCAGTCCTATCCGGGAGTGCATATGCAAACGCGTGAAATGAATACGCGTGAGCAAATCGCGCCGCTCAACGAAGGCGTACTGGATATTGGCTTGCTGCGGAATACGCCGCTGCCCGACACACTTAATCGCGAGGTGATTTTGCATGAGCCGCTTATGGCCATGATCCCGCGCGAACATCGGCTGGCGCAAAAGCCGGTCGTCAGTCTGACAGAACTGGCGGAAGAACCTTTCGTCTTTTTCGACCCACATGTCGGGACGGGCCTCTACGACGATATTCTCGGCCTGATGCGGCGCTATAACCTGTCGCCGACCATCACGCAGGAGGTTGGCGAGGCAATGACCATTATCGGTCTGGTGGCGGCGGGGCTGGGCGTCTCGATTCTGCCGGCATCCTTTAAGCGTGTACAGATGAGCGAGATGCGCTGGGTTCCCCTGGCAGAAGAGGACGCCGTATCTGAAATGTGGCTGGTATGGCCAAAGCATCATGAACAGAGTCATGCCGTACAGCGGTTTTGCCAACTGCTATTACTGGCTGCCCGACGGGATTAA
- a CDS encoding putative protease (similar to E. coli orf, hypothetical protein (AAC74670.1); Blastp hit to AAC74670.1 (273 aa), 77% identity in aa 1 - 272), which yields MHKTIAVLLGIVCFLPVMAKAGGAETDATDASDVKTLFFNHDDRVPVADPTQSPWDAIGQLETASGNLCTATLISPHIALTAGHCLLTPPKGKPDKAVALRFVARKGVWRYEIHGIEGRVEPSLGRRLKADGDGWIVPPAAASWDFGLVILRYPPSGITPVPLFTGDKAALTAALKAADRKVTQSGYPEDHLNALYSHQDCVVTGWAQNAVLSHQCDTLPGDSGSPLLLHTDSGWQLIGVQSSAPAAKDRWRADNRAISVTGFRDKLKALAQD from the coding sequence ATGCATAAAACCATTGCTGTATTACTGGGCATAGTGTGTTTTTTACCGGTTATGGCGAAAGCCGGGGGGGCTGAAACAGACGCCACGGATGCCAGCGACGTTAAAACGCTTTTTTTTAACCATGATGATCGGGTGCCCGTCGCCGATCCTACCCAATCGCCGTGGGATGCCATCGGGCAACTAGAGACCGCCAGCGGTAATTTGTGTACGGCAACGCTTATCTCCCCGCATATCGCCCTGACAGCAGGTCACTGCCTGCTAACGCCACCGAAAGGAAAACCAGACAAGGCGGTTGCGCTGCGTTTTGTGGCGCGAAAAGGAGTATGGCGCTATGAAATCCACGGCATTGAAGGCCGCGTTGAACCGTCGCTGGGCCGACGCCTGAAAGCGGATGGCGATGGCTGGATTGTGCCGCCTGCCGCGGCAAGCTGGGATTTTGGTCTGGTAATATTGCGCTACCCACCTTCCGGTATCACGCCAGTGCCTTTATTTACCGGCGATAAAGCGGCGCTCACTGCGGCGTTGAAAGCCGCAGACCGAAAAGTCACGCAGTCCGGTTATCCGGAAGATCATCTGAATGCGCTCTATTCCCATCAGGATTGCGTCGTGACCGGCTGGGCGCAGAATGCCGTACTCTCACACCAGTGCGACACGTTACCTGGCGACAGCGGCTCGCCGCTCTTATTGCACACGGATAGCGGATGGCAGCTTATTGGCGTACAAAGCTCCGCCCCTGCGGCTAAAGATCGCTGGCGCGCCGATAACCGCGCTATATCCGTCACCGGCTTTCGCGATAAGCTGAAAGCTCTGGCGCAGGATTAA
- the mlc gene encoding transcriptional repressor of ptsG and ptsHI (global repressor of carbohydrate metabolism (pts operon) (NagC/XylR family); similar to E. coli putative NAGC-like transcriptional regulator (AAC74666.1); Blastp hit to AAC74666.1 (406 aa), 90% identity in aa 1 - 406), with protein sequence MVADSQPGHIDQIKQTNAGAVYRLIDQLGPVSRIDLSRLAQLAPASITKIVREMLEAHLVQELEIKEAGSRGRPAVGLMVETEAWHYLSIRISRGEIFLALRDLSSKLVVEECLPLPLTEATPLLERIITHVDRFFTRHQQKLERLTSIAITLPGIIDTENGVVHRMPYYEDVKEMPLGDSLERHTGVPVYIQHDISAWTMAEALFGASRGARDVIQVVIDHNVGAGVITDGHLLHAGSSSLVEIGHTQVDPYGKRCYCGNHGCLETIASVDSVLELTQLRLNQSMSSMLHGQPLTVDSLCQAAMQGDLLAKDIISGVGAHVGRILAIMVNLFNPQKILIGSPLSKAADILFPAIADSIRQQALPAYSRNTVVESTQFTNQGTMAGAALVKDAMYNGSLLIRLLQG encoded by the coding sequence GTGGTTGCTGATAGTCAGCCTGGGCATATCGATCAAATTAAGCAGACCAATGCTGGCGCAGTGTATCGCCTGATTGATCAGCTCGGACCGGTATCGCGAATTGACCTGTCTCGTCTGGCGCAGTTGGCGCCTGCCAGTATTACGAAAATTGTTCGCGAAATGCTGGAAGCGCATTTGGTTCAGGAACTTGAAATTAAAGAGGCGGGCAGTCGTGGACGTCCCGCCGTCGGGCTGATGGTGGAAACGGAAGCCTGGCACTATTTATCTATTCGTATTAGCCGTGGCGAAATTTTCCTTGCACTGCGCGATCTTAGCAGCAAACTGGTGGTAGAAGAGTGTCTGCCGCTGCCGTTAACCGAAGCCACGCCGTTGCTTGAGCGAATTATTACGCACGTTGATCGGTTTTTTACCCGCCATCAGCAGAAACTGGAGCGTCTGACATCCATTGCCATTACGTTACCGGGCATTATCGATACCGAAAACGGCGTTGTGCACCGGATGCCGTATTACGAAGATGTCAAAGAGATGCCTTTGGGAGATTCGCTGGAGCGGCACACTGGCGTACCGGTTTACATTCAGCATGATATTAGCGCCTGGACGATGGCAGAGGCGCTTTTTGGCGCTTCACGCGGCGCGCGCGACGTTATCCAGGTGGTGATTGATCATAATGTGGGGGCGGGCGTTATCACCGACGGTCATTTGCTTCATGCGGGTAGTAGCAGTCTGGTAGAGATTGGGCATACCCAGGTCGATCCTTATGGTAAGCGCTGTTATTGCGGTAATCATGGCTGTCTGGAGACCATCGCCAGCGTCGATAGCGTGCTGGAACTTACGCAGCTTCGGCTTAATCAGTCGATGAGTTCAATGTTGCACGGCCAGCCGTTAACGGTAGATTCACTGTGTCAGGCGGCGATGCAGGGAGATCTATTAGCAAAAGATATTATTAGCGGCGTTGGCGCGCATGTCGGACGCATTCTGGCTATCATGGTGAATTTATTTAATCCGCAAAAAATTCTTATTGGTTCGCCGCTAAGTAAAGCGGCTGATATCCTTTTTCCGGCCATTGCTGACAGTATCCGTCAACAGGCGCTGCCCGCCTACAGCAGGAATACGGTTGTGGAAAGCACGCAGTTTACCAACCAGGGCACGATGGCCGGGGCGGCGTTGGTAAAAGACGCGATGTATAACGGCTCTTTGTTGATTCGTCTATTACAGGGTTAA
- a CDS encoding putative periplasmic component (ABC transport system; similar to E. coli putative transport system permease protein (AAC75192.1); Blastp hit to AAC75192.1 (305 aa), 28% identity in aa 9 - 302): MRFKKHLLGWLAATLLFSSQTQAAPLVLATKSFTEQHILSAMTVQYLQKKGFQVQPQTNIAAVISRNAMVNKQIDITWEYTGTSLIIFNRIDKRMSPQETYDTVKRLDAKLGLVWLKPADMNNTYAFAMQRKRAESENITTISQMVAKIEQVRQNDPDHNWMLGLDLEFAGRSDGMKPLQQAYQMQLDRPQIRQMDPGLVYNAVRDGLVDAGLVYTTDGRVKGFDLKVLEDDKGFFPSYAVTPVVRKEVLEANPGLDDALNTLSGLLNNDVISTLNAQVDIEHRTPQQVAHQFLQDKGLL; this comes from the coding sequence ATGAGATTCAAAAAACACCTGTTGGGATGGCTTGCCGCAACGCTGTTGTTCAGTAGCCAGACGCAGGCCGCGCCGCTGGTTCTCGCCACCAAAAGCTTTACCGAACAGCATATTCTTTCCGCTATGACCGTTCAGTATTTGCAGAAGAAAGGCTTTCAGGTTCAGCCGCAAACCAATATCGCCGCGGTGATTTCACGTAATGCGATGGTGAATAAACAAATTGATATTACCTGGGAATACACCGGTACATCGCTGATTATTTTCAACCGTATCGATAAGCGCATGAGTCCACAGGAAACCTACGACACGGTAAAACGCCTGGATGCGAAGCTGGGCCTGGTATGGCTCAAACCGGCTGACATGAACAATACTTACGCGTTCGCGATGCAGCGCAAACGCGCCGAGTCGGAAAATATCACCACCATCTCGCAAATGGTGGCAAAAATCGAACAGGTCCGGCAGAACGATCCTGACCACAACTGGATGCTCGGCCTCGATCTGGAATTTGCCGGGCGCAGCGACGGAATGAAGCCCCTTCAGCAAGCCTACCAGATGCAGCTCGATCGCCCGCAAATACGACAGATGGACCCAGGGCTGGTCTATAACGCCGTTCGGGATGGGCTGGTTGACGCCGGGCTGGTCTATACCACCGACGGACGGGTGAAAGGGTTTGATCTGAAAGTGCTGGAAGATGATAAAGGCTTCTTTCCAAGTTACGCTGTCACGCCCGTGGTGCGTAAAGAGGTGCTGGAAGCCAATCCTGGCCTTGATGACGCCTTAAACACCCTTTCCGGCCTGCTCAATAACGATGTGATATCGACCCTAAACGCTCAGGTCGATATCGAGCATCGCACGCCGCAACAGGTAGCCCATCAATTTTTGCAGGACAAAGGTCTGCTGTAA
- a CDS encoding acid shock protein (similar to E. coli acid shock protein (AAC74669.1); Blastp hit to AAC74669.1 (111 aa), 67% identity in aa 2 - 81, 46% identity in aa 30 - 111) yields the protein MGLNENQIEGIKMKKVLALVVAAAMGLSSAAFAAETATPAKTAAPAKTTQTTQHHKKQHKKTVEQKAQAAKKHQKKGGKAPAKTTSKPTTQPAA from the coding sequence GTGGGGTTGAATGAAAACCAAATCGAGGGTATCAAAATGAAAAAAGTATTAGCTCTGGTTGTTGCCGCTGCAATGGGTCTCTCTTCCGCAGCATTCGCGGCTGAGACTGCAACGCCTGCGAAAACCGCAGCGCCTGCCAAAACAACCCAGACCACCCAGCACCACAAAAAACAGCATAAGAAAACCGTTGAGCAAAAAGCGCAGGCGGCTAAAAAGCACCAGAAAAAAGGTGGTAAAGCGCCAGCCAAAACCACGTCAAAACCAACTACTCAACCGGCTGCGTAA
- the ynfK gene encoding putative dethiobiotin synthase (similar to E. coli orf, hypothetical protein (AAC74665.1); Blastp hit to AAC74665.1 (235 aa), 93% identity in aa 5 - 233) → MLKRFFITGTDTSVGKTVVSRALLQALASSGKSVAGYKPVAKGSKETAEGMRNKDALVLQSVSSLELPYEAINPIALSEEESSVAHSCPINYTLLSNGLASLSDKVDHVVVEGTGGWRSLMNDLRPLSEWVVQEQLPVLMVVGIQEGCINHALLTAQAVANDGLPLIGWVANRINPGLAHYAEIIDVLGKKLPAPLIGELPYLPRAEQRELGQYIRLSMLGSVLAVDRIMA, encoded by the coding sequence ATGCTGAAGCGTTTCTTTATTACAGGTACAGACACTTCTGTTGGGAAGACGGTGGTTTCCCGCGCATTACTACAAGCGTTAGCGTCGAGTGGTAAGAGCGTTGCAGGGTATAAACCTGTCGCTAAAGGGAGCAAAGAGACTGCAGAAGGGATGCGCAACAAAGATGCGCTGGTATTGCAAAGCGTCTCTTCGCTGGAGTTGCCGTATGAGGCGATTAATCCGATCGCGTTAAGCGAAGAAGAAAGCAGCGTCGCGCATAGCTGTCCTATAAATTACACCTTGCTGTCCAACGGTCTGGCGAGCCTGAGCGATAAAGTGGACCACGTGGTTGTGGAGGGTACTGGCGGCTGGCGTAGTTTGATGAATGATTTACGTCCATTGTCTGAATGGGTGGTACAGGAACAGTTACCGGTATTGATGGTGGTAGGGATTCAGGAGGGGTGCATTAATCATGCGCTACTGACTGCGCAAGCTGTCGCTAATGATGGACTGCCCTTAATTGGCTGGGTGGCGAATCGTATCAATCCTGGCCTGGCGCATTATGCTGAAATTATTGATGTGCTTGGGAAAAAACTGCCAGCGCCGCTGATTGGCGAGCTACCGTACCTGCCGCGCGCCGAGCAGCGTGAGCTGGGGCAGTATATTCGTTTGTCAATGCTCGGCAGCGTGCTGGCGGTAGATAGAATCATGGCGTAA
- the ynfM gene encoding putative MFS familty transport protein (similar to E. coli putative transport protein (AAC74668.1); Blastp hit to AAC74668.1 (417 aa), 91% identity in aa 1 - 417) has translation MSRTTILDDATASDIDEQRHSQPVQFIKRGTAPFMRVTLALFSAGLATFALLYCVQPILPVLSQEFGVSPASSSVSLSISTAMLAIGLLFTGPLSDAIGRKPVMVTALLLASCCTLLSTMMTSWHGILIMRALIGLSLSGVAAVGMTYLSEEIHPSFVAFSMGLYISGNSIGGMSGRLLSGVMTDFFNWRIALAAIGCFALASALMFWKILPASQHFRPTSLRPKTLFINFRLHWRDRGLPLLFAEGFLLMGAFVTLFNYIGYRLMLSPWELSQAVVGLLSVAYLTGTWSSPKAGAMTSRYGRGPVMLFSTAVMLGGLLLTLFTSLWLIFAGMLLFSAGFFAAHSVASSWIGPRARRAKGQASSLYLFSYYLGSSIAGTLGGVFWHSYGWNGVGGFIALMLVLAILVGTRLHHRLHA, from the coding sequence GTGAGTCGTACAACTATTCTCGATGACGCCACGGCGAGCGATATCGATGAACAACGCCATTCTCAGCCGGTTCAATTTATTAAACGCGGTACAGCGCCTTTCATGCGCGTCACGCTGGCCCTTTTTTCCGCGGGCCTGGCGACTTTTGCGCTCCTTTATTGCGTTCAGCCTATACTACCGGTACTTTCCCAGGAGTTTGGCGTCTCCCCCGCCAGCAGCAGCGTTTCACTTTCTATTTCTACCGCCATGCTGGCTATCGGCTTACTTTTTACCGGCCCGCTTTCTGATGCGATAGGCCGTAAACCGGTGATGGTCACCGCCTTGTTATTAGCCTCCTGCTGCACATTGTTATCAACCATGATGACCAGCTGGCATGGTATTCTGATTATGCGCGCGCTGATCGGTCTGTCGTTAAGCGGCGTCGCCGCGGTGGGAATGACCTACCTGAGCGAAGAAATCCATCCCAGCTTTGTCGCTTTCTCTATGGGGCTCTACATTAGCGGTAATTCCATCGGCGGAATGAGCGGACGTTTATTAAGCGGCGTCATGACCGACTTTTTTAACTGGCGCATCGCGCTGGCGGCCATCGGATGCTTTGCGCTGGCGTCCGCGCTGATGTTCTGGAAGATTTTACCCGCCTCGCAACATTTCCGTCCCACGTCGCTACGGCCTAAAACGCTATTTATTAATTTTCGTCTCCACTGGCGCGATCGAGGGTTACCTCTGCTGTTTGCGGAAGGCTTTTTACTGATGGGCGCGTTCGTCACCCTGTTTAACTACATTGGCTATCGCCTGATGCTCTCCCCCTGGGAATTAAGCCAGGCCGTGGTCGGACTGTTATCCGTAGCCTATCTCACCGGCACATGGAGCTCGCCGAAAGCTGGCGCAATGACCTCACGCTATGGCCGGGGGCCGGTGATGCTGTTCTCTACCGCAGTAATGCTGGGTGGGCTTTTACTGACGCTTTTTACCTCGCTTTGGCTGATTTTTGCCGGGATGCTGCTTTTTTCCGCCGGCTTTTTCGCCGCGCACTCCGTGGCCAGTAGTTGGATTGGCCCGCGTGCGCGCCGGGCGAAGGGACAGGCCTCGTCACTTTATCTTTTCAGCTATTATCTGGGGTCCAGTATTGCCGGGACGCTAGGCGGCGTATTCTGGCATAGTTACGGCTGGAACGGCGTAGGTGGTTTTATCGCGCTAATGCTGGTGCTGGCCATCCTGGTCGGGACGCGGTTACATCATCGTCTTCACGCCTGA
- a CDS encoding putative binding-protein-dependent transport system (inner membrane component; similar to E. coli putative transport system permease protein (AAC75189.1); Blastp hit to AAC75189.1 (243 aa), 36% identity in aa 47 - 239) → MDTIHYMLDNAGYLASLTFQHLWLVALAVGLAIIIGVPLGVLIVRHKWLATPVLGAATLLLTIPSIALFGLMIPLFSLIGHGIGVLPAVTAVFLYSLLPIVRNTHTALDSLPPGLREAGRGIGMTFWQRLRWVEIPMALPVIFGGIRTAVVMNIGVMAIAAVIGAGGLGLLLLNGISGSDIRMLIAGALMICLLAIVLDWLLHRLQVVLTPKGIR, encoded by the coding sequence ATGGATACGATACATTATATGCTGGATAACGCAGGCTATCTCGCCAGCCTTACCTTTCAGCATCTCTGGCTGGTCGCGCTGGCCGTCGGTCTGGCGATTATCATCGGCGTACCGTTAGGCGTTTTGATTGTACGCCACAAATGGCTGGCAACGCCGGTATTGGGCGCCGCCACGCTACTTCTTACCATTCCGTCTATCGCGCTGTTTGGATTAATGATCCCGCTCTTTTCGCTGATCGGACATGGTATTGGCGTTCTGCCCGCCGTGACGGCCGTTTTTCTCTACTCTTTACTGCCGATTGTCCGTAATACCCATACTGCGCTTGATAGTTTGCCGCCCGGTCTGCGTGAAGCGGGACGCGGCATCGGTATGACTTTCTGGCAACGGCTGCGCTGGGTCGAAATCCCAATGGCCCTACCGGTTATTTTCGGGGGTATCCGCACCGCGGTAGTGATGAATATCGGCGTGATGGCGATTGCCGCGGTGATCGGCGCCGGCGGTCTGGGGCTGCTACTGTTAAACGGCATTAGCGGCAGTGATATTCGCATGTTAATTGCCGGCGCGCTGATGATCTGTCTACTGGCAATTGTACTTGACTGGCTGTTGCATCGTCTGCAAGTCGTACTGACACCGAAGGGGATACGATAA
- a CDS encoding putative chloride channel protein (similar to E. coli putative chloride channel (AAC74664.1); Blastp hit to AAC74664.1 (438 aa), 78% identity in aa 9 - 437) — MHRLHAYPDLRAMFRRLLIATLIGILAALAVAAFRHAMQLLEWIFLSNDTGSLVNAAEGLSPWRRLITPALGGLAAGLLLWGWQKMNQQRPHAPTDYMEALQTDGQFDVGASLVKSLASLLVVVSGSAIGREGAMILLAALAASSFARRFTPREEWKLWIASGAAAGMAGAYHAPLAGSLFIAEILFGTLMLASLGPVVVSAVVALLTTHVLNGSDSLLYTVHLTVDLHAREYVMIVSTGLVAGLCGPLLMWLMTASHNSFLRLKLSPPWQLALGGLIVGLLSLLTPTVWGNGYSVVQSFLLSPPLFSLIGGIFVCKILAVLASSGSGAPGGVFTPTLFVGLSIGMFLGRIWGFWLPGSDEIAILLGLAGMATLLAATTHAPIMSTLMICEMTGEYQLLPGLLIACVVASVLSRTLRHDSIYRQHAAEH; from the coding sequence ATGCATCGTTTACACGCTTACCCGGATCTGCGCGCGATGTTTCGTCGCCTGCTGATCGCTACGCTCATCGGTATTCTCGCGGCGCTGGCTGTCGCCGCCTTCCGTCATGCGATGCAATTGCTGGAGTGGATTTTCCTGAGTAATGACACCGGCAGTCTGGTGAATGCGGCTGAGGGGCTTTCGCCCTGGCGACGGCTGATTACGCCGGCGCTTGGCGGCCTGGCCGCTGGTCTGTTGCTGTGGGGGTGGCAAAAAATGAACCAACAGCGCCCCCATGCGCCCACTGACTATATGGAAGCATTGCAAACCGACGGGCAATTTGACGTTGGCGCCAGTCTGGTGAAATCGCTGGCCTCGCTGCTGGTCGTGGTCAGCGGCAGCGCAATTGGTCGCGAAGGCGCAATGATCCTCCTCGCCGCGCTGGCGGCGTCCAGCTTTGCCCGACGCTTCACGCCGCGTGAGGAATGGAAATTATGGATCGCCAGCGGCGCCGCTGCGGGCATGGCGGGCGCTTACCATGCGCCGCTGGCGGGCAGTCTGTTTATCGCGGAGATCCTGTTCGGTACCTTAATGCTGGCTTCCCTCGGCCCGGTTGTCGTTTCCGCCGTCGTCGCCCTGCTAACCACCCATGTATTAAACGGTAGCGATTCACTACTCTATACCGTACATCTGACCGTTGATCTCCACGCGCGGGAGTACGTCATGATAGTCAGTACCGGCCTGGTCGCCGGTCTGTGCGGCCCATTGCTGATGTGGCTGATGACGGCCAGCCATAATAGTTTCTTACGTTTAAAACTGTCCCCGCCCTGGCAACTGGCGTTGGGCGGGCTTATTGTCGGATTACTGTCGTTACTCACGCCCACGGTATGGGGAAACGGCTATAGCGTCGTACAATCATTTTTGCTCTCCCCGCCGCTATTCTCGCTGATTGGCGGAATTTTTGTGTGCAAAATCCTGGCGGTGCTCGCCAGCAGCGGGTCTGGCGCGCCGGGCGGCGTCTTTACGCCAACATTATTTGTCGGATTATCCATTGGAATGTTTCTGGGTCGGATATGGGGATTCTGGCTGCCAGGCTCGGATGAAATAGCGATTTTATTGGGGCTGGCGGGTATGGCGACGCTACTGGCGGCGACAACCCATGCGCCGATAATGTCCACCCTGATGATTTGTGAAATGACCGGCGAGTATCAGTTACTCCCCGGTCTGCTGATTGCCTGTGTAGTCGCGTCAGTGCTCTCGCGAACGTTACGCCATGATTCTATCTACCGCCAGCACGCTGCCGAGCATTGA
- a CDS encoding ABC-type proline/glycine betaine transport system (ATPase component; similar to E. coli putative ATP-binding component of a transport system (AAC75190.1); Blastp hit to AAC75190.1 (308 aa), 41% identity in aa 1 - 297), translated as MIKLENLTKQFVQKKGQPLKAVDNVNLNVPEGEMCVLLGPSGCGKTTTLKMINRLIAPSSGNILINGENTNDMDAVTLRRNIGYVIQQIGLFPNMTIEENITVVPRMLGWDKARCKQRAEELMDMVALDARKFLHRYPKEMSGGQQQRIGVIRALAADPPVLLMDEPFGAVDPINREVIQNQFLDMQRKLKKTVMLVSHDIDEALKLGDRIAVFRQGRIVQCASPDELLAKPANEFVGSFVGQDRTLKRLLLVSAGDVTDQQPTITARPSTPLSEAFGIMDDHDIRAITVIDNDGKPLGFVKRREARNASGICADITHPFRITGKAEDNLRIVLSRLYESNTSWMPIVDEDGRYNGEISQDYIADYLSSGRTRRALNIHENS; from the coding sequence ATGATAAAACTGGAAAATCTCACCAAACAATTTGTACAGAAAAAGGGTCAGCCGCTAAAAGCCGTCGACAACGTCAACCTGAACGTGCCGGAAGGCGAAATGTGCGTCTTACTCGGTCCCTCCGGCTGCGGCAAAACCACCACGTTAAAGATGATCAACCGGCTGATCGCGCCCAGCAGCGGTAATATTCTTATCAACGGCGAGAATACCAACGATATGGATGCGGTAACGCTACGCCGCAATATTGGGTATGTTATCCAACAAATCGGCCTGTTTCCTAATATGACGATTGAAGAAAATATTACCGTTGTGCCGCGCATGTTGGGTTGGGACAAAGCACGCTGCAAGCAACGCGCCGAAGAGTTGATGGACATGGTGGCGCTGGATGCCAGAAAATTTCTGCATCGCTATCCAAAGGAGATGTCCGGGGGACAGCAACAGCGTATTGGCGTGATCCGCGCTCTGGCCGCCGATCCGCCGGTACTGCTGATGGATGAGCCCTTCGGCGCGGTGGACCCCATTAACCGCGAAGTGATCCAGAACCAGTTTCTGGATATGCAGCGTAAGCTAAAAAAGACCGTGATGCTGGTCAGCCATGATATCGACGAAGCGCTAAAGCTCGGCGACCGTATCGCCGTGTTCCGTCAGGGGCGAATTGTACAGTGCGCCAGTCCTGATGAACTGCTGGCCAAACCGGCTAACGAGTTTGTCGGGTCGTTTGTCGGTCAGGACAGAACGTTAAAGCGTTTGCTACTGGTCTCCGCAGGCGATGTGACCGACCAACAGCCAACCATTACCGCGCGGCCTTCCACGCCGTTAAGCGAGGCGTTCGGCATTATGGATGATCACGATATTCGCGCCATTACCGTCATTGACAACGACGGTAAGCCACTGGGATTTGTGAAGCGCCGGGAAGCGCGGAACGCCAGCGGAATCTGCGCCGATATCACCCATCCTTTCCGTATTACGGGCAAAGCGGAAGATAACCTGCGTATTGTGCTGTCCAGATTGTACGAAAGTAATACCAGCTGGATGCCGATCGTTGATGAAGACGGACGCTATAACGGTGAAATCTCTCAGGATTACATCGCCGACTATCTCAGCTCAGGCCGCACGCGTCGGGCGCTAAATATTCACGAAAACAGCTAA